A section of the Bacteroidota bacterium genome encodes:
- a CDS encoding T9SS type A sorting domain-containing protein, whose amino-acid sequence MTRPLQGLYAWSFSFFGGTFDPVRYYEEGNQNETGIETDTVTLRVSFPSNRVVQLSADPPFTLANSQSGYVASFRTSKIVRSLQLFNLLGQPVASMQIATGAGSINIPILPPGCYFARLGTEVAKFCVAE is encoded by the coding sequence ATGACTCGTCCGTTGCAAGGTCTTTACGCTTGGTCGTTCTCATTTTTCGGTGGTACTTTCGATCCAGTAAGGTACTATGAAGAGGGCAATCAAAACGAAACGGGAATCGAGACCGATACCGTTACACTAAGGGTTTCCTTCCCATCGAATCGTGTTGTTCAACTTTCTGCAGACCCACCATTCACTCTTGCCAATTCTCAATCTGGTTATGTCGCAAGTTTCCGGACTAGTAAAATAGTGCGCTCACTTCAACTCTTCAACTTGTTGGGTCAGCCGGTTGCTTCGATGCAGATCGCCACAGGTGCCGGTAGCATCAACATTCCAATTCTTCCTCCCGGCTGCTACTTCGCCCGGCTGGGCACCGAGGTCGCGAAGTTTTGCGTGGCGGAGTAG
- a CDS encoding addiction module protein has protein sequence MDRDVDSILHDVRELDRESQIQLAEKIIAGVLPSSEIEAAQRKEVRTRVEAYRRGELKADDARPMLERARKMIADARKQR, from the coding sequence ATGGATAGAGACGTCGATTCGATTCTTCATGACGTGCGCGAGTTGGACCGCGAAAGCCAGATTCAGCTTGCCGAGAAAATCATCGCAGGTGTTTTGCCGTCGTCTGAAATAGAAGCTGCCCAACGGAAAGAGGTCCGAACCCGAGTCGAGGCATATCGGCGCGGTGAACTGAAAGCAGACGATGCGAGACCGATGCTCGAGCGCGCTCGAAAAATGATCGCGGATGCCAGGAAGCAACGATGA
- a CDS encoding type II toxin-antitoxin system RelE/ParE family toxin: protein MNFRIISPAKEELAESALFYLHESPQAAFDFEVEVDAALTAIREAPTRYRIHARDIRVKELDRFPFSLYYRTKGEEILILSVAHNTRMPDFWIDRV from the coding sequence GTGAATTTCCGGATTATCTCGCCGGCAAAAGAAGAGCTGGCCGAATCCGCACTGTTTTATCTGCACGAGAGTCCTCAGGCAGCGTTCGATTTTGAGGTCGAAGTCGATGCAGCCTTGACGGCGATCAGGGAAGCTCCAACCCGGTACCGAATCCACGCTCGCGATATTCGGGTTAAAGAACTCGACCGGTTTCCGTTTTCACTTTACTATCGCACTAAAGGAGAAGAGATACTGATCCTTTCCGTTGCGCACAACACGCGCATGCCCGATTTTTGGATCGATCGAGTCTGA
- a CDS encoding type II toxin-antitoxin system HicB family antitoxin: MKFTIEYEREADGRWIAEVIELPGALAYGSSPDEAMAHAKAIALHALAERLEHGEAQANLTDVTFLVP; encoded by the coding sequence ATGAAGTTCACGATTGAATACGAGCGAGAAGCGGATGGCCGTTGGATTGCCGAAGTGATCGAATTGCCTGGCGCTTTGGCTTACGGGAGCAGCCCTGACGAAGCAATGGCTCACGCTAAAGCAATTGCGCTGCATGCCCTGGCTGAGCGGCTGGAGCATGGTGAAGCGCAGGCAAATTTGACAGATGTCACATTCCTCGTGCCGTGA
- the rpoC gene encoding DNA-directed RNA polymerase subunit beta', which yields MAYMLPQEVPLRSFTSISVGLSSPDSILNRSHGEVTKPETINYRSYRPEKDGLFCEKIFGPTRDWECYCGKYKRIRYKGIICDRCGVEVTTKSVRRERFGHIQLAVPVVHIWYFRSLPNKIGHILGLPTKDLEKIVYYESYAVVSPGNTGLPAKHLLTEEEYFKILDNLPPGNQDLQNDDPNKFIALIGGHAVRELLRRIDIEALSLDLRRAAREETSQLKRQDALKRLRSIEAFREEEGKPQNKPEWMVMNIIPVIPPELRPLVPLEGGRFATSDLNDLYRRVIIRNNRLKRLMDIKAPEVILRNEKRMLQEAVDSLLDNSRRVSAVRSDTSRALKSLSDTLKGKQGRFRQNLLGKRVDYSGRSVIVVGPELKLHECGLPKEMAVELFKPFVIRKLIERGITKTVKSAKKVVERKTTEVWDILESIIDGHPIMLNRAPTLHRLGIQAFQPRLVEGRALQIHPLVCTAFNADFDGDQMAVHVPLSYEAQLECSILMLSSHNIISPQNGEPIAVPSQDMVLGAYYLTKHRDGVKGENMRFSGPAEVIIAYNLGRLDLHAKLKVRVKGKMIETTTGRVIFNEIVPAELGYLNELLTKKRLRQIISTTFRTVGNLQTVEFLDKLKDLGFGFATKGGLSVALSDIIVPKEKDEIIAKAQKQVDDVQDKYLNGFMTSGERYNKVIDIWTRATNRVADKLFDTLMHDREGFNPLYMMVDSGARGSKEQVRQLAGMRGLMAKPQKSLSGQTGELIENPIISNFHEGLSILEYFISTHGARKGLADTALKTADAGYLTRRLIDAAQDAIIADHDCGTIRGIPVSALKEGEDVKEPLSERILGRVTLDHVIDPLTQDVILEAGGMIDEEIAARIGATSIETVLIRSVLTCEARRGVCALCYGRNLTTHKLVETGEAVGIVAAQSIGEPGTQLTLRTFHTGGAASLIASQSQVTSKFDGTVQYEGMKVITNPDGEFIVMSRSGVLNVLDADNRVVGKFDAPYGSRILVKDTQKVTKGEMLYEWDPYNAVIISEHAGTIRFKEFIENVTFRHETDELSGNLQTRTIDSRDRTKSPTIDIVSPDGHVIINYIIPSNAILQITNGSVIEAGTVLVKIARESGKQRDITGGLPRVTELFEARSPSDPATVSEIDGTVHFEKPRRGSRVVVVTSHDRTDRREYTIPFGRHILVQEGDTVRSGERLSEGAIDPHDILAIKGVAEVQQYLVNEIQEVYRMQGVKISDKHIEVIVRQMLGKVRITSSGDSLLLVNDEVDKAKVANENDILMNSVFITKRGDSKLKLGQMFEKKRFKEVVTDLKKKDRTPPEGRPAEPVYGEPVLLGITQAALTTESFISAASFQETTKVLTDASIQAKLDTLEGLKENVIVGHLIPAGTGLPKFRELIVVPKEQFKTSVEGDGWLGAEEAVAVDRTIRRERVAA from the coding sequence ATGGCATACATGCTTCCACAAGAAGTACCGCTTCGCAGTTTCACGTCAATCTCGGTCGGACTGTCGAGTCCGGACTCGATTCTTAACCGCAGTCACGGCGAAGTGACGAAGCCGGAGACGATCAACTATCGCTCATACCGTCCGGAAAAAGACGGATTGTTTTGCGAGAAGATCTTCGGACCGACACGCGATTGGGAATGCTACTGTGGCAAGTACAAGCGTATTCGCTATAAAGGCATCATCTGCGATCGTTGCGGTGTCGAAGTCACGACGAAATCGGTGCGCCGCGAGCGCTTCGGTCACATCCAGTTGGCTGTGCCAGTCGTGCACATCTGGTATTTCCGTTCGTTGCCGAACAAAATTGGTCACATTCTGGGCCTTCCGACGAAGGACCTCGAGAAGATCGTTTATTATGAATCGTATGCTGTCGTCAGCCCCGGTAACACCGGACTTCCGGCGAAACACCTACTGACAGAAGAGGAGTACTTCAAGATCCTCGACAATCTTCCTCCAGGCAATCAGGACCTTCAGAATGACGACCCGAACAAGTTCATCGCACTGATCGGTGGTCATGCCGTCCGTGAACTGTTGCGCCGGATTGATATTGAAGCACTGTCGCTCGATCTCCGCCGCGCAGCGCGTGAGGAAACCTCCCAGCTCAAGCGCCAGGATGCACTCAAGCGTCTGCGTTCGATCGAGGCATTCCGCGAAGAAGAGGGAAAGCCGCAGAATAAGCCCGAGTGGATGGTCATGAATATCATTCCGGTCATTCCTCCGGAATTGCGTCCGCTCGTTCCGCTCGAAGGTGGTCGTTTTGCCACCAGCGATCTTAACGATCTGTATCGTCGCGTTATTATCCGTAACAATCGCCTGAAGCGATTGATGGATATTAAGGCTCCGGAAGTTATTTTGCGCAATGAGAAGCGCATGCTGCAGGAGGCCGTTGATTCGCTGCTCGATAATTCGCGCCGCGTTTCTGCGGTGCGTTCGGATACCAGCCGCGCGCTCAAGTCGCTTTCGGATACACTTAAGGGCAAACAGGGCCGCTTCCGCCAGAACTTGCTGGGCAAGCGCGTTGACTATTCTGGCCGTTCGGTCATCGTGGTCGGACCCGAACTCAAATTGCACGAGTGCGGTCTGCCGAAAGAGATGGCGGTCGAGCTCTTCAAGCCGTTCGTCATTCGGAAGCTCATTGAGCGCGGAATTACGAAGACGGTCAAATCGGCCAAGAAGGTTGTCGAACGTAAGACAACCGAAGTGTGGGATATTCTCGAATCGATCATCGATGGGCATCCCATCATGCTCAATCGCGCTCCAACGCTGCACAGGCTTGGCATCCAAGCATTCCAGCCGCGCCTTGTCGAAGGACGCGCACTGCAGATCCATCCACTCGTCTGTACCGCATTCAACGCCGATTTCGACGGCGATCAGATGGCCGTACATGTGCCATTGAGCTACGAAGCCCAGCTCGAGTGCTCGATCCTGATGCTCTCCTCGCACAACATCATCTCCCCGCAGAATGGCGAGCCGATTGCTGTGCCTTCGCAGGACATGGTTTTGGGTGCGTACTATCTGACAAAGCATCGCGATGGTGTCAAGGGCGAGAACATGCGCTTCTCCGGCCCAGCGGAAGTAATCATCGCTTACAATCTTGGACGGCTCGATCTTCACGCGAAGCTCAAGGTCCGTGTCAAGGGTAAGATGATCGAAACCACGACGGGTCGTGTCATCTTCAACGAGATCGTACCGGCAGAACTCGGATATCTCAACGAGCTCCTGACGAAGAAGCGTCTCCGTCAGATCATTTCGACGACGTTCCGCACCGTCGGCAATCTCCAGACTGTCGAATTCCTGGATAAACTCAAGGATCTCGGATTCGGATTTGCCACGAAGGGCGGCCTCTCTGTTGCGCTCAGCGATATCATCGTACCGAAAGAGAAGGACGAGATCATTGCAAAGGCGCAAAAACAAGTCGATGATGTTCAGGATAAGTACCTGAATGGATTCATGACCTCTGGCGAGCGGTACAACAAGGTCATTGACATTTGGACGCGCGCGACCAACCGTGTGGCGGACAAGTTGTTCGACACGTTGATGCACGATCGCGAAGGTTTTAATCCCCTCTATATGATGGTGGATTCTGGTGCTCGCGGATCGAAGGAGCAGGTCCGTCAGCTCGCTGGAATGCGCGGTCTCATGGCCAAGCCGCAGAAATCGCTCTCCGGCCAAACGGGCGAGTTGATCGAGAATCCGATTATCTCGAACTTCCACGAAGGACTTTCGATCCTCGAATACTTTATTTCGACGCACGGTGCTCGTAAGGGACTTGCTGATACCGCCCTCAAAACAGCGGACGCCGGTTACCTGACGCGCCGTCTCATCGATGCCGCGCAGGACGCGATTATCGCCGATCATGATTGTGGTACCATTCGTGGTATTCCGGTCAGTGCCTTGAAAGAGGGTGAGGACGTGAAGGAGCCGCTCTCCGAGCGCATCCTCGGTCGCGTAACGCTCGATCACGTCATCGATCCACTGACTCAGGATGTCATTCTCGAGGCTGGTGGTATGATCGATGAAGAGATCGCGGCCCGAATTGGTGCGACCTCGATCGAAACCGTCCTGATTCGTTCGGTCCTGACCTGCGAAGCTCGTCGTGGTGTGTGTGCACTGTGCTACGGTCGCAATCTCACGACGCATAAGCTCGTCGAGACTGGCGAAGCTGTTGGTATCGTTGCCGCACAGTCGATTGGCGAGCCTGGTACGCAGTTGACGCTTCGTACATTCCATACGGGTGGTGCGGCTTCGCTCATTGCTTCACAGTCGCAGGTGACGAGCAAGTTCGATGGTACCGTGCAGTACGAAGGCATGAAGGTCATCACCAATCCGGATGGCGAATTCATCGTCATGAGCCGCTCGGGTGTGCTGAATGTTCTCGACGCCGATAATCGCGTGGTCGGAAAGTTCGATGCGCCGTATGGCTCTCGCATTCTTGTCAAGGATACTCAGAAAGTAACCAAAGGCGAGATGCTCTATGAATGGGATCCGTATAACGCGGTCATCATTTCTGAGCATGCGGGTACGATTCGCTTTAAGGAGTTTATCGAGAACGTCACGTTCCGCCACGAGACGGACGAGCTTTCCGGCAATCTCCAGACACGCACGATTGACTCGCGTGACCGGACTAAATCGCCGACGATCGATATCGTTTCGCCGGACGGTCATGTCATCATCAATTATATCATTCCGTCCAACGCGATTTTACAGATCACGAATGGCAGTGTGATCGAGGCTGGTACCGTGCTCGTCAAGATTGCACGCGAGTCTGGCAAACAGCGCGATATTACGGGCGGTCTGCCGCGCGTTACCGAACTGTTCGAAGCTCGCAGCCCAAGCGATCCTGCGACGGTCAGCGAAATCGATGGGACAGTCCATTTCGAGAAGCCCCGTCGTGGTTCGCGAGTGGTTGTCGTTACCTCACACGATCGCACCGATCGTCGCGAATACACCATTCCGTTTGGCCGGCACATTCTTGTGCAGGAAGGCGATACCGTCCGTTCGGGCGAGCGACTTTCCGAAGGCGCGATTGATCCGCACGATATTCTTGCGATCAAGGGCGTGGCCGAAGTGCAGCAGTATCTCGTCAACGAGATTCAGGAAGTCTATCGCATGCAGGGTGTGAAGATTTCGGATAAGCACATCGAGGTCATCGTTCGACAGATGCTCGGCAAGGTCCGCATCACATCGAGTGGCGATTCGCTGCTCCTCGTGAATGACGAAGTGGATAAGGCCAAGGTCGCCAACGAGAACGACATTCTGATGAACTCCGTCTTTATCACGAAACGTGGCGATTCCAAACTGAAACTCGGACAAATGTTCGAGAAGAAGCGGTTCAAGGAAGTCGTTACAGATCTGAAGAAGAAGGATCGCACGCCGCCCGAAGGCCGTCCGGCCGAGCCAGTCTATGGCGAGCCGGTCCTGCTCGGAATCACGCAGGCTGCTCTGACCACCGAGAGCTTCATCTCTGCCGCCTCCTTCCAGGAGACGACGAAGGTGCTCACGGACGCTTCCATTCAGGCCAAGCTCGATACACTCGAGGGACTCAAGGAAAACGTCATCGTCGGTCATCTCATACCGGCCGGTACCGGACTTCCGAAGTTCCGCGAGCTCATCGTCGTGCCGAAGGAGCAGTTCAAGACCTCCGTGGAGGGCGATGGCTGGCTCGGCGCCGAGGAAGCCGTCGCGGTCGATCGCACCATCCGCAGAGAGCGCGTCGCTGCGTAA
- a CDS encoding type II toxin-antitoxin system RelE/ParE family toxin, with the protein MTVRRLSPAEEEYIASVAFYVAESPQAADGFADEVESAIDEIAQSPTRYPIYEENVRRKVLDVFPFSIYYVTENDEVMIVAIMHNSRRPKYWRERL; encoded by the coding sequence ATGACCGTCCGCCGCCTTTCACCGGCTGAGGAGGAATACATAGCGTCGGTGGCCTTTTATGTTGCTGAAAGCCCTCAAGCTGCGGATGGATTTGCGGATGAAGTTGAAAGCGCGATTGATGAAATCGCGCAGAGTCCGACACGATATCCGATATATGAGGAGAACGTCCGTCGTAAGGTCTTAGACGTTTTTCCATTTTCAATCTATTACGTTACCGAGAATGATGAAGTCATGATCGTTGCAATCATGCACAATTCACGAAGACCGAAGTATTGGCGTGAAAGATTGTAA
- the rpoB gene encoding DNA-directed RNA polymerase subunit beta has product MAKATKTSNGVALLNGTHVADNGRISFSKIPRDYELPDLLDVQLKSFQEFLQEGIPIADRIAMGLESVFQLNFPIIDSRETFTLEYLDYRLEKPRYSVQECQERGLTYSVPLKARLRLSSKNQDEKSEDFVETVEQEVFLGNLPQMTERGTFIINGAERVVVSQLHRSPGVFFGESLHPNGTPIYSGRVIPFRGSWVEFTTDINNVLWAYIDRKKKFPVTMLLRALGWSSDEDILQLFGLVHEVDVKSADLPGYIGKLVASDVIDMNTGEIFLSKDSTFTEESVERLKSSGVRKIKFMDLEDTGGSVILNTIAKDPSRSTDDAYEAIYRVMRSSEAPDMEAARGLLEKLFFNQKRYDLGLVGRIRLNQKLHEATALGIPNEITTLTKEDIVEILKYIIRLQLGKAAVDDIDHLGNRRVRTVGEQLAQQFNIGLARMARTIRERMSIHDEKVGPADLVNARTVTSVINTFFGTNQLSQFMDQTNPLAEMTHKRRMSALGPGGLTRERAGFEVRDVHYTHYGRLCPIETPEGPNIGLISSLSVYARVNEFGFLETPYRMVKNGKVSSDITYLTADDEEDKIIAQANHPLDEKGHFVGDRISARQFGDFIVVAPDVIQYMDVAPSQIVSAAAALVPFLEHDDANRALMGSNMQRQAVPLLRPEAPLVGTGFEGKIARDSRALILAERDGIVEAVDAERILMVYDDEGTPNEILASFDDRRRREYKLVKFFRTNQDTSITQRPSVKQGQRVAKGDVLADSSSTELGELALGRNVLVAFMPWRGYNFEDAIVISERVVSEDIYTSIHIEEFELHVRDTKRGEEELTREIPNVSEEATKDLDESGVIRTGAEVKEGDILIGKITPKGETDPTPEEKLLRAIFGDKAGDVKDASMKAPPGIKGVVVDTKLFSRKGLKKEGEEKREEKRRIDLIEKTYKDQLDDTNRKLAEKLLKVLDGETSIGVRDLDGGAVIRSGVQFKHDTFFSRLDEIERLSVGTDWIDDRRKMNQVRRIFEGYWIKREDIDSDVRRERSKVGLGDELQPGIMQMAKVYVAKKRKLSVGDKMAGRHGNKGVVAKIVPIQDMPFLADGTPVDLVLNPLGVPSRMNIGQLYETALGFAAKKLGVRFETPIFDGAHWSDVQSYLEESGLDVDARTELYDGRTGDKFDQRVTVGEIYMMKLSHLVDDKIHARSIGPYSLITQQPLGGKAQFGGQRFGEMEVWALEAYGAAHALQEILTVKSDDVPGRSKVYEAIVKGENMPEPSVPESFSVLVRELQGLGLEVRID; this is encoded by the coding sequence ATGGCGAAAGCAACCAAAACATCGAACGGCGTCGCGCTTTTGAATGGCACGCACGTCGCGGATAATGGCCGCATCTCTTTTTCGAAGATCCCGCGTGACTATGAGTTGCCCGATCTTCTCGACGTGCAGCTCAAGTCGTTTCAGGAATTTCTTCAGGAGGGCATCCCCATCGCCGACCGAATCGCGATGGGTCTCGAATCGGTCTTCCAGTTGAATTTCCCGATTATCGATTCGCGCGAGACCTTCACGCTCGAGTATCTCGATTATCGATTGGAAAAGCCCCGGTATAGCGTGCAGGAGTGCCAGGAGCGCGGGCTGACATATAGCGTGCCGCTGAAGGCTCGTTTGCGTCTCAGTTCGAAGAATCAGGACGAGAAGTCCGAAGATTTTGTCGAGACGGTCGAGCAGGAAGTGTTTCTGGGCAACCTTCCGCAGATGACCGAGCGCGGAACATTCATCATCAATGGCGCCGAGCGCGTCGTTGTCTCCCAGTTGCATCGTTCGCCGGGTGTCTTCTTTGGCGAGAGCCTTCACCCGAATGGAACCCCGATCTATTCCGGTCGTGTCATCCCGTTCCGCGGAAGCTGGGTCGAATTCACGACCGATATTAATAATGTCCTCTGGGCCTACATCGATCGGAAAAAGAAATTTCCGGTGACGATGCTGCTCCGTGCACTTGGATGGTCGAGCGATGAGGATATTCTCCAACTCTTCGGGCTTGTCCATGAAGTTGATGTCAAGTCGGCAGATCTTCCCGGATACATCGGTAAGCTGGTTGCGAGCGATGTCATCGATATGAATACCGGTGAGATTTTTCTTTCGAAGGATTCAACCTTCACGGAAGAATCGGTCGAACGTCTGAAATCCAGTGGCGTCCGCAAAATCAAGTTCATGGATTTGGAGGACACCGGAGGTTCGGTGATTCTGAATACAATCGCGAAGGACCCTTCGCGTTCGACCGATGATGCCTACGAGGCGATCTATCGAGTGATGCGTTCGAGCGAGGCCCCGGATATGGAAGCCGCTCGCGGGTTGCTCGAAAAATTGTTCTTTAACCAGAAGCGCTACGATCTTGGATTGGTCGGACGCATCCGGTTGAACCAAAAACTGCACGAGGCGACGGCGCTTGGCATCCCGAACGAGATCACGACGCTGACCAAAGAGGACATCGTTGAAATTCTCAAGTACATCATCCGGCTTCAGCTTGGTAAAGCCGCCGTCGATGACATCGATCATCTTGGCAATCGCCGCGTGCGCACTGTCGGCGAACAGCTCGCGCAGCAGTTTAATATCGGATTGGCCCGCATGGCGCGCACGATCCGCGAGCGCATGTCAATCCATGACGAGAAGGTCGGCCCGGCCGATCTTGTGAATGCGCGAACCGTAACGAGCGTAATCAATACGTTCTTCGGCACCAATCAGCTTTCGCAGTTCATGGATCAGACGAATCCGCTGGCCGAAATGACGCACAAGCGCCGCATGTCTGCCCTCGGACCTGGTGGTCTTACTCGTGAGCGTGCCGGCTTCGAAGTCCGTGACGTTCACTATACTCATTACGGTCGCCTCTGCCCGATCGAAACGCCGGAAGGACCGAACATCGGTCTTATCTCGTCGCTGTCGGTTTATGCTCGCGTCAATGAGTTCGGATTCCTCGAGACGCCGTATCGAATGGTGAAGAACGGCAAGGTCTCGAGTGATATCACCTATCTCACGGCCGATGACGAGGAAGATAAGATCATTGCGCAGGCGAATCATCCGCTCGATGAGAAAGGACATTTCGTCGGCGATCGCATTAGTGCTCGCCAGTTCGGTGATTTTATTGTCGTTGCCCCGGACGTCATTCAATATATGGATGTCGCGCCATCGCAGATCGTCTCGGCAGCCGCGGCGTTGGTGCCGTTTCTCGAGCATGACGATGCAAACCGCGCGCTCATGGGTTCGAATATGCAACGCCAGGCGGTGCCATTGCTTCGTCCCGAAGCGCCTCTTGTGGGTACAGGGTTCGAAGGCAAGATCGCTCGCGATTCACGTGCATTGATTCTCGCCGAACGTGATGGAATTGTTGAGGCTGTCGATGCCGAACGCATTCTCATGGTCTATGACGATGAAGGCACACCGAATGAGATACTTGCTTCATTCGATGACCGTCGCCGTCGTGAGTACAAGCTCGTAAAGTTCTTCCGCACCAATCAGGACACATCGATTACGCAGCGTCCTTCGGTCAAGCAGGGGCAACGGGTGGCGAAGGGTGATGTGCTCGCGGATTCGTCTTCGACGGAGCTCGGCGAACTTGCACTGGGACGCAACGTCCTTGTTGCCTTCATGCCGTGGCGCGGATATAACTTCGAGGATGCCATCGTCATCAGCGAGCGCGTCGTCTCCGAAGATATTTACACGTCGATCCACATCGAAGAATTTGAGCTTCACGTCCGAGACACGAAGCGCGGCGAGGAAGAACTCACGCGTGAAATTCCGAACGTCTCCGAAGAGGCGACCAAAGATTTGGACGAGAGCGGCGTCATTCGCACTGGTGCGGAAGTTAAAGAAGGCGACATTCTGATTGGAAAGATTACGCCGAAAGGCGAGACCGATCCAACGCCGGAAGAGAAGCTGTTGCGCGCGATCTTCGGCGATAAGGCCGGCGACGTGAAGGACGCTTCGATGAAAGCGCCTCCCGGCATCAAGGGTGTCGTTGTTGATACGAAGTTGTTCTCGCGTAAAGGTCTCAAGAAAGAGGGCGAGGAAAAACGCGAAGAGAAGCGCCGGATCGATCTCATTGAGAAGACCTACAAAGATCAACTCGATGACACGAATCGGAAACTTGCCGAGAAGCTTCTGAAAGTCTTGGATGGTGAAACATCCATTGGCGTTCGCGATCTCGATGGTGGCGCAGTGATCCGTTCGGGAGTCCAATTCAAGCACGATACATTCTTTTCGCGCCTGGATGAGATCGAGCGTCTTTCGGTCGGTACCGATTGGATCGACGATCGTCGCAAGATGAATCAGGTCCGTCGCATTTTCGAAGGATACTGGATCAAACGCGAGGACATCGATTCGGACGTCCGCCGTGAACGCTCGAAAGTTGGACTGGGCGATGAACTCCAGCCTGGCATTATGCAGATGGCCAAGGTGTACGTTGCCAAGAAGCGCAAGCTTTCCGTGGGTGACAAGATGGCTGGACGCCATGGTAATAAGGGTGTCGTTGCCAAGATCGTCCCAATTCAGGACATGCCATTTCTCGCGGATGGAACGCCGGTCGATCTCGTGCTCAACCCGCTCGGCGTACCAAGTCGTATGAACATTGGCCAGCTTTACGAGACAGCCCTTGGCTTTGCGGCAAAGAAGCTCGGCGTTCGTTTCGAGACTCCGATCTTCGATGGCGCTCACTGGTCTGATGTCCAAAGCTACCTGGAGGAGTCGGGGCTCGATGTCGATGCCCGGACAGAACTCTACGACGGACGAACGGGCGACAAATTCGATCAGCGCGTTACCGTCGGTGAGATCTATATGATGAAGTTGTCGCATTTGGTCGATGATAAGATTCATGCTCGGTCGATCGGACCATACTCCCTGATCACACAGCAGCCGCTCGGTGGAAAAGCGCAGTTCGGCGGGCAGCGGTTTGGAGAGATGGAAGTCTGGGCGCTCGAAGCCTACGGTGCAGCGCATGCCTTGCAGGAGATTCTGACTGTGAAGTCGGATGACGTGCCGGGCCGCTCGAAAGTCTACGAGGCCATCGTCAAGGGCGAGAATATGCCCGAGCCGAGTGTGCCCGAGTCATTCAGCGTACTTGTGCGCGAGCTTCAGGGCTTAGGCTTGGAAGTTCGGATCGATTAA
- a CDS encoding type II toxin-antitoxin system HicA family toxin, which yields MSSWPSTRAARVLSALLRIGWQVKRFRGGSHQVLMREGWPDYVFSFHDTEEIGPRMLARIAKHTGLKPEDL from the coding sequence GTGAGTTCCTGGCCGTCAACAAGAGCTGCTCGCGTCCTTAGTGCGCTGCTTCGTATTGGCTGGCAAGTCAAGCGATTTCGCGGTGGGTCCCATCAAGTCCTGATGCGCGAAGGGTGGCCCGATTATGTGTTTTCTTTCCATGACACGGAAGAGATTGGGCCCCGAATGCTCGCTCGCATTGCGAAACACACCGGCCTCAAACCTGAAGACCTGTAG
- a CDS encoding addiction module protein: MDRDFESIAADAERLDTREQILLAQRLMRNAGPSHEHREAWLAESQRRAEAYDRGEMEAFDGDDVMRELHQLIRSK, from the coding sequence ATGGACAGAGATTTTGAATCGATTGCGGCCGACGCGGAGCGCCTCGACACCCGCGAGCAAATTCTACTTGCGCAGCGGCTCATGCGAAACGCAGGTCCGAGCCATGAGCACCGCGAGGCGTGGCTCGCGGAATCACAGCGACGAGCGGAGGCATACGATCGCGGGGAAATGGAGGCCTTCGATGGTGACGATGTGATGCGAGAATTGCATCAATTGATTCGCAGCAAGTGA